Proteins found in one Misgurnus anguillicaudatus chromosome 3, ASM2758022v2, whole genome shotgun sequence genomic segment:
- the LOC129445042 gene encoding putative methyltransferase DDB_G0268948 → MAQRHFEGNAHAKSYRCYRVSPPQDLIDEVLNYLRKTIHGYLDLAVDVGCGSGQGTELLAPHFLTVVGIDVSPAQLKIADVDEHAPNVCYRESPAEDLPFEDESADLVTSMTAAHWFDHPRFLKEADRILRPGGCLALISYTMDFELEYEDRSPKLNEICQEFYAVLHPFRKAYIGSSCLQVYKKIYDMVSYKDKEWHECWRSRVRMPLSSYIGLVETFATYQGFYENDPDEARRLSKTITERLMEAMGVSSPDTEVVVVVKYFYILASKPQES, encoded by the exons ATGGCTCAGAGGCATTTTGAAGGAAACGCACATGCTAAATCTTACCGGTGCTACCGGGTCTCTCCCCCTCAGGACCTCATAGATGAAGTGTTGAACTAccttcgaaaaaca ATACATGGATATCTGGATCTAGCTGTGGATGTCGGCTGTGGATCCGGACAGGGTACTGAGCTGTTAGCCCCTCACTTTCTCACAGTGGTCGGGATTGACGTCAGTCCAGCTCAACTAAAGATAGCTGATGTTGATGAACATGCTCCAAATGTTTGTTACAG AGAGAGTCCTGCGGAGGATTTGCCCTTTGAGGACGAGTCAGCTGACTTGGTTACGTCCATGACGGCCGCTCACTGGTTTGACCATCCACGCTTTCTGAAAGAGGCCGACCGTATTTTGAGGCCGGGTGGCTGTCTAGCTCTGATTAGCTACACTATGGACTTTGAGCTGGAATATGAAGACCGATCCCCTAAACTTAATGAAATCTGTCAAGAG TTTTACGCGGTCTTGCACCCTTTCCGAAAAGCTTACATTGGATCCAGTTGTCTGCAAGTCTACAAGAAGATCTATGACATGGTTTCCTATAAAGATAAAGAGTG GCATGAATGTTGGAGGAGCCGAGTACGTATGCCACTATCGAGCTATATTGGTTTGGTTGAAACGTTTGCCACATATCAAGGTTTTTATGAAAATGATCCTGATGAAGCCAGGAGACTATCTAAGACCATCACAGAGAG attgatGGAAGCAATGGGGGTTTCATCCCCTGACACAGAAGTGGTGGTTGTGGTgaaatatttctatattttgGCATCTAAACCACAAGAATCCTAG